Proteins found in one Corynebacterium freneyi genomic segment:
- a CDS encoding ABC transporter ATP-binding protein codes for MAEIELKHVSKKFPDGAVGVDDANLHIEDGEFIILVGPSGCGKSTTLNMIAGLEDITDGDLLIGGERVNDVAPKDRDIAMVFQSYALYPHMTVRENIEFPLKLAKLPKKEIDEKVAEASRILDLDPYLDRKPSNLSGGQRQRVAMGRAIVRRPKVFLMDEPLSNLDAKLRVQMRAEISRLQAQLGVTTVYVTHDQTEAMTLGDRVVVMKGGVIQQVGEPQELYDHPKNLFIAGFIGSPSMNFTPGRLNRGVVSTGIGDIPLSDELASAIGDVADRNVIVGLRPEAFEDATLVDEGQRADGVVTDVDVEVLESMGSDKFVHFTAPETGENGAGGVASSAAAADAGLDDKSTGTMVARLSAESPVRRGEKVTLWFDPAKVSIFDAETGENLGL; via the coding sequence ATGGCCGAAATCGAACTCAAGCACGTTTCCAAGAAGTTCCCGGACGGCGCGGTCGGCGTCGACGACGCGAACCTGCACATCGAGGACGGGGAGTTCATCATCCTCGTCGGCCCGTCGGGTTGCGGTAAGTCGACGACGCTGAACATGATCGCCGGTTTGGAGGACATCACCGACGGTGATCTGCTCATCGGCGGCGAGCGCGTCAACGACGTCGCCCCGAAGGACCGCGACATCGCGATGGTGTTCCAGTCCTACGCCCTGTACCCGCACATGACGGTGCGGGAGAACATCGAGTTTCCGCTGAAGCTGGCGAAGCTGCCGAAGAAGGAGATCGACGAGAAGGTCGCGGAGGCGTCGCGCATCCTCGACCTGGATCCGTACCTGGACCGCAAGCCGTCGAACCTGTCGGGTGGCCAGCGTCAGCGCGTGGCGATGGGCCGCGCCATCGTGCGCCGTCCGAAGGTGTTCCTCATGGATGAGCCGCTGTCGAACCTCGACGCGAAGTTGCGCGTGCAGATGCGCGCGGAGATTTCGCGTCTGCAGGCTCAGTTGGGCGTCACCACGGTGTACGTCACGCACGACCAGACCGAGGCGATGACCTTGGGCGACCGTGTGGTGGTCATGAAGGGCGGCGTCATTCAGCAGGTCGGCGAGCCGCAGGAGCTCTACGACCACCCGAAGAACCTGTTCATCGCGGGCTTCATCGGTTCGCCGTCGATGAACTTCACGCCGGGGCGGTTGAATCGGGGAGTGGTGTCCACCGGAATCGGCGACATTCCGCTTTCCGACGAGCTGGCGTCGGCGATCGGCGATGTGGCGGATCGCAACGTGATCGTGGGGCTGCGTCCGGAGGCGTTCGAGGACGCGACTCTCGTCGATGAGGGGCAACGCGCCGATGGCGTGGTCACCGACGTCGACGTCGAGGTCCTCGAGTCGATGGGCTCCGACAAGTTCGTGCACTTCACGGCCCCGGAGACGGGGGAGAACGGCGCCGGTGGCGTGGCGTCGTCGGCGGCGGCCGCGGATGCGGGTCTGGACGACAAGTCCACCGGCACCATGGTCGCGCGTCTGTCGGCGGAGTCGCCGGTGCGCCGCGGCGAGAAGGTGACGCTGTGGTTCGACCCCGCCAAGGTCTCCATCTTCGACGCCGAGACCGGCGAGAACCTGGGACTGTAG
- a CDS encoding carbohydrate ABC transporter permease, with product MKQGTGKEKALWTIALVLVVLYALVPVAWIASLSFKTTATLHDGHFIPREWTLDNYKGIFQTSEFTRALINSIGIGIITTLIAVIVGTMAAYAIARLTFPGKSLILGVSLLIAMFPQVSLVSPLFDIERKVGLFDTWPGLILPYITFALPMAIFILSSFFKEIPWELEKAAQMDGATPFQAFRMVVAPLAIPGIVTAAILVFIFAWNDFLLAVSLTSTEASRTAPAAMANFTGSSQFEEPTGSIAAAAIVITIPIIIFVVIFQRRIVAGLTSGAVKG from the coding sequence ATGAAACAAGGAACCGGTAAAGAAAAGGCGCTGTGGACCATCGCGTTGGTTCTCGTCGTCCTGTACGCGCTGGTGCCCGTGGCCTGGATCGCGTCATTGTCGTTCAAGACCACGGCGACCCTGCACGACGGGCATTTCATCCCGCGTGAGTGGACGCTGGACAACTACAAGGGGATCTTCCAGACCTCCGAGTTCACCCGGGCGCTGATCAACTCGATCGGCATCGGCATCATCACCACGCTCATCGCCGTCATCGTCGGCACGATGGCGGCGTACGCCATCGCCCGTCTGACGTTTCCCGGCAAGTCCCTGATCCTGGGCGTGTCGCTGCTCATCGCGATGTTCCCGCAGGTGTCGCTGGTCAGCCCGCTGTTCGACATCGAGCGCAAGGTCGGCCTGTTCGACACGTGGCCCGGTCTGATCCTGCCGTACATCACGTTCGCGCTGCCGATGGCCATCTTCATCCTGTCGTCCTTCTTCAAGGAGATCCCGTGGGAGCTGGAGAAGGCCGCGCAGATGGACGGTGCGACGCCGTTCCAGGCGTTCCGCATGGTGGTGGCTCCGCTGGCCATTCCGGGCATCGTCACCGCGGCGATCCTGGTGTTCATCTTCGCGTGGAACGACTTCCTGCTGGCGGTGTCGCTGACCTCCACGGAGGCCTCCCGCACCGCCCCGGCCGCGATGGCCAATTTCACGGGTTCGTCCCAGTTCGAGGAGCCGACGGGTTCGATCGCCGCGGCGGCGATCGTCATCACCATCCCGATCATCATCTTCGTCGTCATTTTCCAACGCCGCATCGTGGCCGGCCTGACCTCCGGCGCAGTGAAGGGATAG
- a CDS encoding carbohydrate ABC transporter permease, protein MTASNSTTPASVDSAEATGSAGATTKPDTTAKSDAKAKQKYSDGRKAERRLGMILVAPAVILMLAVTAYPIIYAVWLSMQRYDLRFPDDREFVGFDNYAAVLSSGYWWESLWVTVFITVTSVIMEFILGLAIAMVMHRAMFGRGIVRTVVLVPYGIVTVAAAFSWNYAWTPGTGYLANLLPDGSAPLTEQWPSIFIIILAEVWKTTPFMALLLLAGLALVPDDVLKAAELDGAGFWHRLFKITLPLMKPSIIVALLFRTLDAFRVFDNIYILTKGNNGTGSVSILGYNNLFKAFNLGIGSAISVLIFLCVAVIAIIFVKGLGASTPGNGKE, encoded by the coding sequence ATGACCGCGTCAAACAGCACGACGCCCGCATCCGTCGACTCCGCTGAGGCGACCGGTTCTGCGGGCGCGACGACGAAGCCGGACACGACCGCGAAGTCGGACGCGAAGGCGAAGCAGAAGTACTCCGACGGCCGCAAGGCCGAGCGCCGCCTGGGCATGATCCTCGTCGCACCTGCGGTGATCCTCATGCTCGCCGTGACGGCGTACCCGATCATCTACGCGGTGTGGCTGTCCATGCAGCGCTACGACCTGCGTTTCCCGGACGACCGCGAGTTCGTCGGTTTCGACAACTACGCCGCGGTGCTGTCGTCGGGCTACTGGTGGGAGTCGCTGTGGGTGACCGTGTTCATCACGGTGACCTCGGTGATCATGGAGTTCATCCTCGGCCTGGCCATCGCGATGGTCATGCACCGGGCGATGTTCGGCCGCGGCATCGTCCGCACGGTGGTCCTGGTGCCCTACGGCATCGTGACCGTCGCCGCCGCCTTCTCGTGGAACTACGCCTGGACGCCGGGTACCGGTTACCTGGCCAATCTGCTTCCCGACGGGTCGGCGCCCCTGACCGAACAGTGGCCGTCGATTTTCATCATCATCCTGGCCGAGGTGTGGAAGACGACGCCGTTCATGGCGCTGCTGCTGCTGGCGGGTCTGGCGCTGGTGCCCGACGACGTGCTCAAGGCTGCGGAGCTGGACGGCGCGGGATTCTGGCACCGCCTGTTCAAGATCACGTTGCCGCTGATGAAGCCGTCGATCATCGTGGCGCTGTTGTTCCGCACGCTCGACGCGTTCCGCGTGTTCGACAACATTTACATCCTGACCAAGGGCAACAACGGCACCGGTTCGGTGTCGATCCTCGGCTACAACAACCTGTTCAAGGCGTTCAACCTGGGCATCGGCTCCGCCATCTCGGTGCTGATCTTCCTCTGCGTGGCCGTCATCGCAATCATCTTCGTCAAGGGGCTCGGCGCATCGACCCCGGGCAACGGGAAGGAGTGA
- a CDS encoding extracellular solute-binding protein: MTPEQRRSPVGDREGRGVRLRPRSALKKKTAALLAALTIGSPVLAACGTDEAGPTVLRFMGPADGVDQYSAAAQKCSEQADGKYVIEYDVSAKQTDDQRLQLARRIVGGDDSFDIMGLDVTWTAEFAEAGWAVEFPEDVARRVEDGTLSGPMETATWNDKVYGAPLNTNTQLMWYRKSLMPQGPDGEAQPPATWEEIAALGEQLADEGKPSYVGVQAAQYEGIVVWFNSMLEAAGGTIVDDTGRETTIDEGDAAKQALTAMKAVATAKGADPSTSQLDENMGRLAFDRGDAFMQVNYPFVYAGLKEKAESGDAAAQEAFDDLGWTVYPGMVAGEPSKATIGGLNIAVPSTSKNQDLAFEAIECLRNEENQLHNALTGGLPPTLTRLYTEATDEFIEEYPFYREIFESLNTLDPEDLGPEERSLLPDERTVSVAVRPASPAYQSVSILLASRLSPPGDIDPETLVPELADEIDRAIKSEGLVP, translated from the coding sequence ATGACGCCCGAGCAACGAAGATCCCCGGTCGGGGATCGGGAAGGGCGGGGCGTCCGGCTCCGCCCGCGATCCGCGCTGAAGAAGAAGACCGCCGCGCTGCTCGCCGCGCTGACCATCGGATCGCCGGTTCTCGCGGCGTGCGGAACGGACGAGGCGGGCCCCACCGTCCTGCGGTTCATGGGGCCGGCCGACGGCGTCGACCAGTACAGCGCGGCCGCCCAGAAGTGCTCCGAGCAGGCGGACGGAAAATACGTCATCGAATACGACGTCTCGGCCAAGCAGACCGACGACCAGCGCCTTCAGCTGGCCCGGCGCATCGTCGGCGGCGACGACTCGTTCGACATCATGGGCCTCGACGTCACTTGGACCGCCGAGTTCGCCGAAGCCGGATGGGCGGTCGAGTTCCCCGAAGACGTCGCACGGCGAGTCGAAGACGGAACCCTGTCCGGCCCGATGGAAACGGCCACGTGGAACGACAAGGTGTACGGTGCGCCGCTGAACACGAACACCCAGCTCATGTGGTACCGAAAGTCCCTCATGCCGCAGGGCCCCGACGGTGAAGCGCAGCCCCCGGCGACGTGGGAGGAAATCGCCGCACTCGGCGAACAGCTCGCCGACGAAGGCAAGCCGTCCTACGTCGGCGTGCAGGCCGCCCAGTACGAGGGCATCGTGGTGTGGTTCAACTCCATGCTCGAAGCCGCCGGCGGAACCATCGTCGACGACACCGGCCGCGAGACCACCATCGACGAAGGCGACGCCGCCAAGCAGGCGCTGACGGCCATGAAGGCCGTGGCCACCGCCAAGGGCGCCGACCCGTCGACCTCGCAGCTCGACGAAAACATGGGCCGCCTGGCCTTCGACCGCGGTGACGCTTTCATGCAGGTCAACTACCCGTTCGTGTACGCGGGGCTGAAGGAGAAGGCCGAGAGCGGCGACGCCGCCGCCCAGGAGGCCTTCGATGACCTCGGCTGGACGGTCTACCCCGGCATGGTCGCCGGCGAGCCGTCCAAGGCCACCATCGGCGGTCTCAACATCGCCGTGCCGTCGACCTCCAAGAACCAGGACCTCGCGTTCGAGGCCATCGAATGCCTGCGCAACGAGGAAAACCAACTGCACAACGCCCTCACCGGCGGTCTGCCGCCGACGTTGACCAGGCTCTACACCGAGGCCACCGACGAATTCATCGAGGAATACCCCTTCTACCGGGAGATCTTCGAATCGCTCAACACCCTCGACCCGGAGGACCTGGGCCCCGAGGAACGCAGCCTGCTTCCCGACGAGCGCACCGTGTCGGTCGCCGTCCGCCCGGCGTCGCCGGCGTATCAGTCCGTGTCGATTCTCCTGGCGTCGCGCCTGAGCCCGCCCGGCGACATCGACCCCGAGACCCTCGTCCCCGAATTGGCGGATGAGATCGACCGGGCCATCAAATCCGAAGGGTTGGTGCCGTGA
- a CDS encoding NUDIX hydrolase, whose protein sequence is MIDDLHHDRPAMSRRESAGRARLSEWPEADGWVCNVLLWRGDRLLVLCRAPGGYLGGQWDLPGGKSEPGEEPSAAALRELMEETGLTGTIGPEVAHWSNPDSKGGDFRFHIVTFEAFEHDDADGGTGADGAAESTGVDGTAKPDGHALPEVVLNREHSDYMWATREQLAELPLAWHVSRVLGL, encoded by the coding sequence ATGATCGACGACCTCCACCACGACCGACCGGCCATGAGCCGCCGCGAATCCGCGGGCCGGGCCCGGCTGTCGGAATGGCCGGAGGCGGACGGCTGGGTCTGCAACGTCCTGCTGTGGCGGGGCGATCGTCTGCTGGTGCTGTGCCGCGCCCCCGGTGGATACTTGGGCGGCCAGTGGGATCTGCCGGGAGGAAAGAGCGAGCCGGGCGAGGAGCCGTCGGCCGCCGCACTGCGGGAGCTGATGGAGGAGACCGGACTGACCGGCACCATCGGCCCGGAGGTGGCGCATTGGTCGAACCCGGACTCGAAGGGCGGCGATTTCCGGTTTCACATCGTCACTTTCGAGGCCTTCGAGCATGACGACGCCGACGGGGGCACGGGAGCCGACGGAGCCGCGGAAAGCACCGGAGTCGACGGGACAGCCAAGCCCGACGGCCATGCACTCCCCGAGGTCGTGCTGAACCGGGAGCATTCCGATTACATGTGGGCCACCCGGGAGCAGTTGGCGGAGCTGCCGTTGGCCTGGCACGTCAGTCGCGTTTTGGGACTATGA
- a CDS encoding DUF1540 domain-containing protein gives MSTITKISSCATTACSFNNGGCTAFAVNVGGDGDAACTTFATVDLRAGLANAEGQVGACKRLDCAHNQDLMCGLDDISVTGDTALCASYEAR, from the coding sequence ATGTCCACCATCACCAAGATTTCTTCCTGCGCCACCACCGCCTGCTCCTTCAACAACGGCGGCTGCACGGCCTTCGCGGTGAACGTCGGCGGCGACGGCGACGCCGCCTGCACCACCTTCGCCACGGTCGACCTTCGCGCCGGCCTGGCGAATGCCGAAGGTCAAGTGGGGGCGTGCAAGCGCCTCGACTGTGCGCACAACCAAGATCTCATGTGCGGACTGGACGACATCAGCGTCACCGGTGACACGGCGCTGTGTGCCAGCTACGAAGCACGCTGA
- the rsmA gene encoding 16S rRNA (adenine(1518)-N(6)/adenine(1519)-N(6))-dimethyltransferase RsmA, with the protein MAEVRLLGPVEIRRLADELGLQPTKKLGQNFVHDPNTVRRIIAAADLSPDDYPVEVGPGLGSLTLGLLEHCGRAAAVEIDPRLAERLPTTVGEFAPGRHLNLVVKDALTVTRDDIVGKHDGAGTAGTADDTEFPEPTALVANLPYNVSVPVLLHMLREFPSIRRVLVMVQLEVAERLAAEPGSKIYGVPSVKAAFHGTVRRAGVIGPNVFWPVPKVDSGLVRIDVFGVPGPNGEESPAGEAPWPVTDEARAKVWPLIDAAFAQRRKTLRAALSGVYGSGAAAEEALVAAGIDPKLRGEKLGVADFVRLAGL; encoded by the coding sequence GTGGCCGAGGTCCGTCTCCTCGGGCCCGTCGAGATCCGTCGGCTCGCCGACGAGCTGGGCCTGCAGCCCACGAAGAAGCTCGGCCAGAATTTCGTCCACGATCCCAACACGGTGCGTCGGATCATCGCCGCGGCCGACCTGTCGCCGGATGACTACCCGGTCGAGGTAGGCCCGGGCCTCGGATCGCTGACGCTGGGTCTGCTCGAACACTGCGGCCGCGCGGCCGCCGTCGAGATTGACCCTCGACTGGCCGAACGCCTGCCGACGACCGTCGGGGAATTCGCGCCGGGACGTCATCTCAACCTCGTCGTGAAGGACGCGTTGACGGTGACGCGAGATGACATCGTCGGAAAGCACGACGGTGCGGGCACTGCGGGCACCGCAGACGACACGGAGTTCCCGGAGCCGACCGCCCTGGTGGCGAACCTGCCGTACAACGTGTCGGTGCCCGTGCTGTTGCACATGCTGCGCGAATTCCCGTCGATCCGGCGGGTGCTGGTGATGGTGCAGCTCGAGGTCGCCGAGCGCCTGGCCGCCGAGCCGGGGTCGAAGATCTACGGCGTGCCCAGCGTCAAGGCCGCCTTCCACGGCACCGTGCGGCGCGCCGGCGTCATCGGCCCGAACGTGTTCTGGCCGGTGCCGAAGGTCGATTCCGGACTGGTGCGCATCGACGTCTTCGGCGTGCCCGGGCCGAACGGCGAGGAATCGCCCGCCGGCGAGGCCCCGTGGCCCGTCACCGACGAAGCGCGGGCGAAGGTGTGGCCGCTCATCGACGCCGCGTTCGCCCAGCGCCGCAAGACCCTCCGCGCGGCACTGTCCGGCGTGTACGGCTCCGGCGCCGCCGCCGAAGAGGCCCTCGTCGCCGCCGGCATCGACCCGAAGCTGCGGGGCGAAAAGCTCGGCGTCGCCGATTTCGTCCGGCTCGCGGGGCTGTAG
- a CDS encoding resuscitation-promoting factor yields MSKHSKSRVNQLNNKATTTRRVATGGLLVALVAGGGTAAAAQKSVTVDVDGEIQQISTIFGDDTRILNKAGVELGDGDRVVRQGEISDGGTLVYRSAKPVSLTIDGRTTETTTTAVTVEELIASLPNVKAADSVKAPSSQRIPAEGIELDIVTAKDVVLNDSGREGRLQMAAATVADVLEQRGIVLGEGETVTPAPETPVTEGLRIDVSRFIDQVLTEDVEIPSPEEIIEDPEMYDDERVVETEGAPGVKLLKVKVLSRDGEELSREVLSEHERTAPSVTVVRQGTKPRPGAAPAVAHGSVWDALAQCESGGDWSIDTGNGFSGGLQFHPQTWTAHGGGQYAPTAGQATREQQIAVAEKVQASQGWGAWPACSAQLGLL; encoded by the coding sequence GTGAGCAAGCACTCCAAGAGCCGCGTCAACCAGCTGAACAACAAGGCCACCACAACCAGGCGCGTCGCCACCGGTGGCCTGTTGGTCGCGCTGGTCGCCGGCGGCGGCACGGCTGCGGCGGCGCAGAAGAGCGTCACCGTCGACGTCGACGGCGAGATCCAGCAGATCTCCACGATCTTCGGCGATGACACCCGCATCCTGAACAAGGCCGGCGTCGAGCTCGGCGACGGCGACCGGGTCGTGCGCCAGGGCGAGATCTCGGACGGCGGAACGCTGGTCTACCGCTCCGCGAAGCCGGTGTCGCTGACCATCGACGGCCGCACCACCGAGACCACCACCACCGCGGTCACGGTCGAGGAGCTCATCGCGTCCCTGCCGAACGTCAAGGCCGCCGACTCGGTGAAGGCGCCGTCGTCGCAGCGCATTCCGGCCGAGGGCATCGAGCTGGACATCGTCACGGCGAAGGACGTCGTCCTCAACGACTCCGGCCGGGAGGGCCGCCTGCAGATGGCCGCCGCCACCGTCGCCGATGTTCTCGAGCAGCGCGGCATCGTCCTGGGCGAAGGCGAGACCGTCACCCCGGCTCCGGAAACCCCGGTGACCGAGGGACTGCGCATCGACGTGTCCCGCTTCATCGACCAGGTCCTCACCGAGGACGTCGAGATCCCCTCCCCGGAGGAGATCATCGAGGACCCGGAGATGTACGACGACGAGCGCGTCGTCGAGACCGAGGGCGCCCCGGGCGTCAAGCTGCTCAAGGTCAAGGTTCTGTCCCGCGACGGCGAGGAGCTGTCCCGCGAGGTTCTCTCGGAGCACGAGCGGACCGCCCCGTCCGTCACCGTCGTCCGCCAGGGCACCAAGCCCCGCCCGGGCGCCGCCCCGGCCGTGGCCCACGGTTCCGTGTGGGACGCGCTGGCGCAGTGCGAGTCCGGCGGCGACTGGAGCATCGACACCGGCAACGGCTTCTCCGGTGGCCTGCAGTTCCACCCGCAGACCTGGACCGCCCACGGCGGCGGCCAGTACGCCCCGACCGCGGGTCAGGCGACCCGCGAGCAGCAGATCGCCGTGGCCGAGAAGGTCCAGGCTTCCCAGGGTTGGGGCGCCTGGCCGGCGTGCTCCGCGCAGTTGGGACTGCTCTAA
- a CDS encoding TatD family hydrolase, which translates to MGKKKRPVASPAPYVAPLFDAHTHLASCGARDEAAIAELMDRAVAAGVAGVCTIGDGLPETELAVAAARSHPRVWAAAAIHPTRATELDDAARTRLTELAAEERVVAIGETGLDEYWIGKMDDCAPLDVQIEALHWHMELAQSVDKPLMIHNREADDNLMRELDGFDGPVILHCFSSPIEVAREALERGYVLSFTGNVTFKRNSDLRLAVAEAPAEQLLVETDAPYMTAEPYRGARNEPAFVGWQARCMAEARGVPAEEMAAQLTANAERIYGIEVPAP; encoded by the coding sequence TCGACGCGCACACGCACCTGGCGTCGTGCGGTGCCCGCGATGAGGCGGCGATCGCCGAGTTGATGGACCGCGCCGTCGCCGCCGGCGTGGCGGGCGTGTGCACCATCGGCGACGGGTTGCCGGAGACGGAGTTGGCCGTCGCCGCGGCACGGTCGCATCCGCGGGTGTGGGCGGCTGCGGCGATTCATCCGACCCGGGCGACCGAGCTTGACGACGCCGCCCGCACGAGGCTCACCGAATTGGCTGCGGAAGAGCGGGTCGTCGCCATCGGGGAAACCGGCCTGGACGAATACTGGATCGGCAAGATGGACGACTGCGCGCCGCTGGACGTCCAGATCGAGGCGCTGCACTGGCACATGGAGCTGGCGCAGTCGGTGGACAAGCCGCTGATGATCCACAACCGCGAGGCCGACGACAACCTCATGCGGGAGCTCGACGGGTTCGACGGGCCGGTGATCCTGCACTGCTTCAGCTCGCCCATCGAGGTGGCGCGTGAGGCCCTGGAGCGCGGGTACGTGCTGTCGTTCACGGGCAACGTCACGTTCAAGCGCAACTCGGATCTGCGGCTGGCGGTGGCGGAGGCGCCCGCGGAGCAGCTGCTGGTGGAGACCGACGCGCCGTACATGACCGCCGAGCCGTACCGGGGGGCCCGCAACGAGCCCGCGTTCGTCGGCTGGCAGGCCCGCTGCATGGCGGAGGCCCGCGGAGTGCCGGCCGAGGAGATGGCGGCGCAGCTGACCGCCAACGCCGAGCGGATCTACGGCATCGAGGTGCCCGCCCCGTAG